In Blastopirellula sp. J2-11, a single genomic region encodes these proteins:
- a CDS encoding GGDEF domain-containing protein, translating to MESVSTIQFSTFLIGMTCGVFPLLAGLWIGIKLMRDSHAPAESSAAEAEKAAVILQRMSRFMHGLAGDVHEQRDVMATIEERIDDARRTPSGSKSLEQAIELLKMMNDANDGLQDRLKRAESLINEQTEQLATTLSEARTDCLTKLFNRRAFDEELQKRWAMWKRKQRPFCVLLADIDHFKKINDKHGHLIGDAVLQSIAKTLVHTTRDADYVTRYGGEEFAILLPETEFDKGNEAALRIITAVREQLFCVGDVEIPLTISVGVAQVADLNGPEELVAKADEALYAAKSGGRDRGYYFDGQRIVSILPATGDQVEPAREFHEVCADLRTRLMDATH from the coding sequence ATGGAATCGGTTTCGACGATTCAGTTTTCGACATTTCTGATCGGCATGACTTGCGGCGTCTTTCCGCTGCTGGCGGGGCTCTGGATCGGCATCAAGCTCATGCGCGACTCTCACGCGCCGGCCGAATCGTCGGCCGCTGAAGCGGAGAAGGCGGCGGTGATCTTGCAGCGCATGTCGAGATTCATGCATGGCCTGGCCGGCGATGTCCATGAGCAGCGTGACGTGATGGCCACCATCGAAGAGCGGATCGACGACGCTCGCCGAACGCCGTCTGGATCGAAATCGCTAGAGCAAGCGATTGAATTGTTGAAGATGATGAACGATGCGAACGATGGTCTTCAGGACCGTCTGAAGCGAGCCGAATCTTTGATCAACGAACAAACCGAACAACTAGCGACGACCCTCTCGGAAGCTCGCACCGATTGTCTGACCAAACTCTTCAATCGCCGCGCGTTTGACGAAGAACTGCAAAAGCGGTGGGCGATGTGGAAACGCAAGCAACGTCCGTTTTGCGTGTTACTGGCCGACATCGATCACTTCAAAAAGATCAATGACAAGCATGGGCATCTGATCGGCGACGCGGTCTTACAGTCGATCGCCAAGACGCTGGTCCATACGACGCGCGACGCCGATTATGTCACGCGATATGGCGGCGAAGAGTTTGCGATCCTGTTGCCCGAAACCGAATTCGACAAGGGAAACGAAGCCGCGCTGCGCATTATCACTGCGGTTCGCGAACAACTCTTTTGCGTGGGAGACGTCGAAATTCCGCTCACGATCAGCGTCGGCGTCGCGCAAGTCGCTGATCTGAATGGACCGGAAGAACTGGTCGCCAAAGCGGACGAAGCGCTCTACGCCGCAAAGTCAGGAGGTCGTGATCGCGGCTATTATTTCGACGGTCAACGCATCGTGTCGATTCTTCCCGCGAC
- the metF gene encoding methylenetetrahydrofolate reductase [NAD(P)H] codes for MNLADYYSPGRLGLSFELFPPKTDKGDASLMLHVEKLVKFKPDYITCTYGAGGSTRGKTLDIVEKVKQVFGVPVASHLTLVDSTVGDLRLYLAEAERRGVDYIVALRGDPPQGQTKFRPTAKGLSYASELVELIKDEFQEFGVAVAGYPEKHQEAESLDFDIDRLKHKVDCGADIIITQLFYRNQDFYAFREKCAAAGINVPIIPGIFPIVNGAQIQRIATMCGAKFPRALVEALQKKPDDTDYHMQVGVEYASKQIEELTEAGIPGLHFYVLNRSEATAAILANVRYAKSRT; via the coding sequence ATGAACCTCGCAGACTACTACTCCCCCGGTCGACTCGGACTTTCGTTTGAACTCTTCCCCCCCAAGACCGACAAGGGGGACGCATCGTTGATGCTGCATGTCGAGAAGCTGGTGAAATTCAAACCAGACTACATCACCTGCACCTACGGCGCCGGCGGATCAACGCGCGGCAAGACGCTCGACATTGTCGAGAAGGTGAAGCAAGTCTTCGGCGTACCGGTCGCGTCGCACCTGACGCTCGTTGACTCGACGGTCGGCGATCTGCGGCTTTACCTGGCCGAAGCGGAACGTCGCGGCGTCGACTACATCGTCGCGCTGCGAGGAGATCCCCCGCAAGGACAGACGAAATTTCGCCCCACCGCCAAAGGACTCAGCTACGCCAGCGAACTGGTCGAACTGATCAAGGACGAGTTTCAAGAGTTTGGCGTCGCCGTCGCCGGCTATCCCGAGAAACACCAAGAAGCCGAATCGCTCGACTTCGACATCGACCGCTTAAAGCACAAGGTCGATTGCGGCGCCGACATCATCATCACGCAGCTCTTCTATCGCAATCAAGATTTCTACGCGTTCCGCGAAAAGTGCGCCGCCGCTGGAATTAACGTGCCGATCATCCCCGGCATCTTCCCGATCGTCAACGGCGCCCAGATCCAACGGATCGCAACGATGTGCGGCGCCAAGTTCCCCCGCGCGTTGGTCGAAGCGCTGCAAAAGAAACCGGACGATACCGACTACCACATGCAAGTCGGCGTCGAATACGCATCCAAGCAAATTGAAGAACTAACCGAAGCCGGCATCCCCGGGCTCCACTTCTACGTGCTGAATCGATCCGAAGCGACCGCCGCAATCTTGGCGAACGTCCGCTACGCCAAGAGCCGAACCTAG
- a CDS encoding DUF1559 domain-containing protein, which yields MIRPIKSGFTLVELLVVIAIIGVLIALLLPAVQQAREAARRMSCTNNMKQIGIGLHNHHDTYGKFPPGMLTQDPYLPGATTPTRTWNNHGVFWSTFLLPYVEQNALFDLLSEHLNNFDRQAPFQWWSHPSGNLASNIVPGYMCPSDTSGDYFPGFPEWKHGKSNYVAVAASGYSGQDLGDADRDSPTRAVPIPGYTLPGYNATYNGCFWHNSKTNFASITDGSSNTFLVAERDGLAIPNGRNASHWMGPDNATFLNQGMTGIDADPTYRLNVTPTGIDLNQWDTPGSLHTGGANFLLGDGSVHFISDTIDGLTYEGLGSRNGGEVANLP from the coding sequence ATGATACGTCCTATCAAATCTGGATTTACGCTTGTTGAACTTCTCGTCGTTATCGCAATTATTGGGGTCTTAATCGCCTTGTTGTTGCCTGCCGTGCAACAAGCGCGAGAAGCGGCGCGACGCATGAGTTGCACGAATAACATGAAACAGATCGGGATCGGACTGCATAACCATCACGATACCTACGGCAAGTTTCCGCCCGGCATGCTGACGCAAGATCCTTATCTGCCGGGCGCAACGACGCCGACTCGCACCTGGAACAATCACGGCGTCTTTTGGTCCACGTTCCTCCTTCCGTATGTTGAGCAAAACGCGCTCTTCGATTTACTCTCGGAACATCTCAACAATTTCGACCGCCAAGCTCCGTTCCAGTGGTGGTCGCATCCCAGCGGCAATCTGGCCTCGAATATCGTTCCAGGCTACATGTGCCCTAGCGACACTTCCGGCGATTACTTCCCCGGTTTTCCCGAATGGAAACATGGAAAGTCCAACTATGTCGCCGTCGCCGCATCGGGCTATTCGGGACAAGATCTTGGGGACGCTGATCGAGACTCGCCTACCCGCGCCGTTCCGATCCCCGGCTATACTCTACCGGGCTACAACGCAACGTATAACGGTTGCTTCTGGCACAACAGCAAGACAAATTTCGCCAGTATTACCGATGGCTCCAGCAATACGTTTCTGGTCGCCGAGCGAGATGGCTTGGCCATCCCCAACGGGCGCAATGCTTCGCATTGGATGGGTCCGGACAACGCGACTTTTCTCAACCAAGGGATGACCGGCATCGACGCCGATCCCACCTATCGCTTAAACGTGACGCCGACCGGTATTGATCTCAACCAATGGGACACGCCTGGTAGTCTTCACACCGGTGGCGCCAATTTCTTGCTGGGAGACGGTTCCGTTCACTTTATTTCCGACACGATCGACGGACTTACCTATGAAGGCTTGGGATCACGCAACGGAGGCGAGGTCGCAAACCTGCCTTAG
- a CDS encoding putative sugar nucleotidyl transferase, with product MNPLPMNIVLFEDAAVAKLYPITVGRPAYAISCASYTLVDLLTPCSDAIRGVVRPHLIELQKCDRPELHQTALDNGQPTLLLNSVVAPTAANRLALVEWAAAKKPGAIYSGDRLLAALLPANASLPGREANAYELRDYLSSPAIAKLPAAKCKLTWFDYPHDVVQANLDTFTPNLELRLREGAYTEKQDGLFLAGSAQIGDHVVWDSSTGPIIVEPDATIGPYCYIRGPVYIGRGARLLEHSAIKDSVSLAHTTKIGGEVEGTVIEPYSNKQHHGFLGHSYLGSWVNLGAGTSNSDLKNTYGTVKMEYRGEKVATGMQFLGAIVGDYAKTAINTGIFTGKTVGVCSMLYGFVTTNVASFVNYARLFGQVTEMTADVMIATQERMFLRRKVTQRACDIQLIHDMYLLTQDERQLAGEPLAL from the coding sequence ATGAATCCCTTGCCCATGAATATCGTCCTGTTTGAAGACGCTGCCGTCGCCAAGCTCTATCCGATCACCGTCGGTCGGCCGGCGTACGCAATCAGCTGTGCTAGCTACACGCTGGTCGATCTGCTGACCCCCTGCAGCGATGCAATCCGGGGAGTGGTTCGCCCCCATCTGATCGAACTGCAAAAGTGCGATCGCCCCGAGCTGCACCAAACAGCGCTGGATAACGGCCAGCCGACGCTGTTGCTCAACTCCGTCGTTGCGCCGACGGCCGCCAATCGACTGGCGCTGGTCGAGTGGGCCGCCGCCAAAAAGCCGGGAGCCATCTACAGCGGCGATCGCTTGCTCGCCGCACTATTGCCGGCCAATGCATCCCTTCCCGGTCGCGAGGCCAACGCCTACGAGCTGCGTGACTATCTCAGCAGCCCTGCGATCGCCAAGCTGCCGGCCGCCAAGTGCAAGCTCACCTGGTTCGATTATCCCCACGATGTTGTCCAGGCGAACCTGGATACGTTCACCCCGAACCTCGAACTCCGCCTGCGCGAAGGCGCCTATACCGAAAAACAAGACGGCCTGTTTCTGGCCGGTTCGGCCCAGATCGGCGATCATGTCGTTTGGGATTCGTCGACCGGACCGATCATTGTGGAGCCGGACGCGACGATTGGGCCCTACTGCTATATCCGGGGTCCCGTTTATATTGGACGTGGCGCTCGACTCCTGGAACATTCGGCGATCAAAGATTCCGTTTCCCTCGCCCATACGACCAAAATCGGCGGCGAGGTCGAAGGAACCGTGATCGAACCTTATTCCAACAAACAGCATCATGGTTTCCTGGGGCATAGCTACCTGGGAAGCTGGGTCAACTTGGGCGCCGGCACCTCGAACAGCGACCTAAAGAACACCTACGGTACGGTGAAAATGGAGTACCGTGGTGAGAAGGTCGCCACCGGGATGCAGTTCCTGGGCGCGATCGTCGGCGACTACGCCAAGACGGCGATCAATACCGGCATATTCACCGGCAAGACGGTCGGCGTGTGCAGCATGCTGTATGGCTTTGTTACGACCAACGTCGCCAGCTTTGTTAACTACGCCCGTTTGTTCGGTCAGGTGACCGAGATGACGGCCGATGTGATGATCGCAACGCAAGAGCGGATGTTCCTGCGGCGCAAAGTGACGCAGCGCGCATGCGACATCCAGCTGATTCACGATATGTATTTACTGACGCAAGACGAACGGCAACTAGCCGGCGAACCGCTGGCTCTTTAA